A region from the Corallococcus silvisoli genome encodes:
- a CDS encoding DUF2378 family protein, translating to MPSDKAELAARIASLQPGDSIRGLIFKSVFGLVQQHAGAIGMEKLRTGELDHDYAELRSYPAREFLTLMFNAADLLEGTFGSAEGVFHACGEVSITRYSTGPGMLVFGIISRGDPQKLFAGAQMAYSAAVSYGNREYLTTGPKSGTLRMRRDMMPPAYHVGILTGSLKVLGLTGKATAKAQGIDRVDYDIQWS from the coding sequence ATGCCATCGGACAAGGCCGAACTCGCCGCGCGGATCGCCAGCCTCCAACCGGGGGACTCCATCCGCGGCCTCATCTTCAAGTCCGTCTTCGGCCTGGTGCAGCAGCACGCGGGCGCCATCGGGATGGAGAAGCTGCGCACGGGGGAGCTGGACCACGACTACGCGGAGCTGCGCTCGTACCCGGCGCGGGAGTTCCTCACGCTGATGTTCAACGCGGCGGATCTCCTGGAGGGGACGTTCGGTTCCGCGGAAGGGGTGTTCCACGCGTGCGGAGAGGTGAGCATCACGCGCTACTCCACCGGGCCGGGGATGCTGGTGTTCGGCATCATCTCCCGGGGGGACCCCCAGAAGCTCTTCGCGGGCGCGCAGATGGCGTACAGCGCGGCGGTGTCCTACGGCAACCGCGAGTACCTCACGACGGGGCCGAAGTCGGGCACCCTGCGGATGCGCCGGGACATGATGCCGCCCGCGTACCACGTGGGCATCCTCACCGGCTCACTCAAGGTCTTGGGCTTGACGGGCAAGGCCACCGCGAAGGCGCAGGGCATCGACCGCGTGGACTACGACATCCAGTGGAGCTGA
- a CDS encoding metallophosphoesterase: protein MRLFGIGDTHLPSTRQKDMHRFGWTDHPLPLQRAWDERVRPEDAVIVAGDISWATRPHEVMDDLAWLDARPGRKVLVRGNHDYWWGDSASKLRKLLEPFRTLEGFLHNNAVVLGPWVIAGTRLWTAPEAPPMPGGEMGDEPSDAGYVERETRRLATSIEDARKKEQAHPTPLTRIVAVHFPPVYANERPTAFSAPIEAFAPKVCVYGHLHSSGIPAGFTGDRGGVRYVLASCDAAGFAPVLLDER from the coding sequence ATGCGGCTCTTCGGTATCGGCGACACGCACCTGCCCTCCACGCGGCAGAAGGACATGCACCGCTTCGGCTGGACGGACCACCCGCTCCCGCTGCAACGCGCGTGGGATGAGCGGGTGCGTCCGGAGGACGCGGTCATCGTCGCGGGCGACATCTCCTGGGCCACGCGGCCCCACGAGGTGATGGACGACCTGGCGTGGCTGGACGCGCGGCCGGGGCGCAAGGTGCTGGTGCGCGGCAACCACGACTACTGGTGGGGCGACTCCGCGTCCAAGCTGCGCAAGCTGCTGGAGCCGTTCCGCACGCTGGAGGGCTTCCTCCACAACAACGCGGTGGTGCTGGGGCCGTGGGTCATCGCGGGGACGCGGCTGTGGACCGCGCCAGAGGCCCCGCCCATGCCCGGCGGAGAGATGGGCGACGAGCCGTCCGACGCGGGCTACGTGGAGCGCGAGACGCGCAGGCTGGCCACGTCGATTGAGGACGCGCGGAAGAAGGAGCAGGCGCACCCCACGCCGCTCACGCGCATCGTCGCCGTGCACTTCCCCCCCGTGTACGCCAACGAGCGGCCCACCGCCTTCAGCGCCCCCATTGAAGCGTTCGCGCCCAAGGTCTGCGTCTACGGCCACCTGCACTCGAGCGGCATCCCGGCGGGCTTCACCGGCGACCGCGGCGGCGTGCGCTACGTGCTCGCGTCGTGCGACGCGGCCGGCTTCGCCCCGGTGCTGCTCGACGAGCGCTGA